The Scomber scombrus chromosome 5, fScoSco1.1, whole genome shotgun sequence genome window below encodes:
- the slc5a2 gene encoding sodium/glucose cotransporter 2 isoform X5 produces the protein MSRTNRGTVGGYFLAGRTMTWWPVGASLFASNIGSGHFVGLAGTGAASGIAVGGFEWNALFIVLLLGWLFVPVYLTAGVITMPQYLKKRFGGTRISLYLSVISLFLYIFTKISVDMFSGAVFIQQALGWNIYVAVIALLLITALYTVTGGLAALMFTDTVQTFVIIAGAFVLTGFAFAEVGGYNALLEKYSSALPTNFSSLEPERYNITPQCYTPRQDAFSLLRDPTTGDLPWPGVLFGIAIVGGWYWCTDQVIVQRCLAARSLTHVKAGCILCGYLKLLPMFLMVFPGMISRVLYPDEVGCVVPEECKRVCGTEVGCSNIAYPKLVVSIMPNGLRGLMLAVMLAALMSSLASIFNSSSTLFTMDIWTRIRPQANESELIIVGRVWVLCIVAISICWIPVVQAAQSGQLFDYIQSVSSYLAPPIASVFLLAVFVKRVNETGAFWGLIGGLMMGLCRMLPEFWFGTGSCIFPSDCPFLVCGIHYLHFAIILFFCTSVLVLLVSYCTEPIEDQHLHRLVFSLRHSKEERKDLDWEQEEKARNLSATEEQEKSGICHKIGRFCGGGNSQAPEEEEPEQTEQLPDISEKPLWKYTVDANALIMMAVAVYMWGYYA, from the exons ATGTCTCGGACCAATCGTGGGACAGTTGGAGGATATTTTCTGGCAGGGCGGACCATGACCTGGTGGCCG gTTGGTGCATCTTTGTTTGCCAGCAACATTGGTAGTGGTCATTTTGTGGGCTTGGCTGGCACCGGGGCGGCTAGCGGCATCGCTGTGGGAGGATTTGAATGGAAT GCTCTCTTCATCGTGCTGCTGCTAGGCTGGCTGTTTGTACCCGTCTACCTCACAGCTGGG GTGATCACGATGCCCCAGTACCTAAAGAAGAGGTTCGGAGGGACCAGAATCAGCCTCTACCTCTCTGTCATCTCCCTGTTCCTCTACATTTTCACCAAGATCTCA GTGGATATGTTTTCAGGAGCCGTGTTTATCCAGCAGGCGTTAGGATGGAACATCTATGTGGCTGTCATCGCCCTGCTATTAATCACAGCCTTGTACACTGTGACAG gTGGCCTGGCTGCTCTGATGTTCACAGACACAGTTCAGACCTTTGTCATCATCGCTGGAGCCTTCGTCCTAACTGGCTTTG CCTTTGCTGAAGTAGGAGGCTACAATGCTCTGCTGGAAAAATACAGCTCTGCCTTGCCAACTAACTTCTCTTCCCTGGAGCCCGAACGCTACAACATCACCCCCCAATGCTACACCCCCAGACAGGATGCCTTCAGTCTGCTGAGGGACCCCACCACAGGGGATCTTCCCTGGCCCGGGGTGCTGTTTGGGATCGCTATAGTCGGAGGCTGGTACTGGTGCACGGATCAG GTGATAGTCCAGCGGTGCCTCGCAGCTCGTAGTCTGACCCACGTGAAGGCCGGCTGCATCCTGTGTGGCTACCTCAAACTGCTGCCAATGTTCCTCATGGTGTTCCCCGGCATGATCAGCAGGGTCCTCTACCCAG ATGAGGTTGGCTGTGTGGTCCCTGAAGAGTGTAAGAGGGTGTGTGGGACTGAGGTGGGCTGTTCCAATATTGCTTACCCTAAACTGGTGGTGTCAATCATGCCGAATG gtttgCGAGGTCTGATGCTGGCTGTGATGCTGGCAGCTCTCATGTCCTCTCTGGCCTCCAtctttaacagcagcagcaccctCTTCACCATGGACATCTGGACTCGCATCAGgccgcaggccaatgagagtgAGCTCATTATCGTAGGCAG AGTTTGGGTGCTGTGCATCGTCGCCATCAGTATCTGCTGGATCCCAGTTGTCCAGGCGGCCCAGAGTGGTCAGCTGTTTGATTACATCCAGTCAGTCTCCAGCTACCTGGCTCCCCCCATCGCCTCGGTCTTCCTCTTGGCTGTGTTTGTCAAGCGGGTGAACGAAACG GGTGCTTTCTGGGGCCTGATAGGGGGCCTTATGATGGGTCTGTGTCGGATGTTGCCAGAGTTCTGGTTCGGTACTGGCAGCTGTATTTTCCCCTCTGACTGTCCTTTCTTGGTGTGTGGGATCCACTATCTACACTTTGCGATCATACTCTTCTTCTGTACGTCAGTGCTGGTACTGCTGGTCAGCTACTGCACCGAGCCCATAGAGGATCAACAc CTCCATCGTCTGGTGTTTAGCTTGCGTCATTccaaagaagagaggaaggattTGGACTGGGAACAAGAGGAGAAAGCAAGGAA cctctcagcgACCGAAGAGCAAGAAAAATCTGGTATCTGCCACAAGATTGGCCGGTTCTGTGGCGGGGGCAACTCCCAGGCCCCCGAGGAAGAAGAGCCTGAGCAGACAGAGCAGCTTCCCGACATCAGCGAGAAGCCTTTGTGGAAGTACACCGTGGATGCCAACGCTCTCATCATGATGGCTGTAGCAGTATATATGTGGGGTTACTATGCTTAA
- the slc5a2 gene encoding sodium/glucose cotransporter 2 isoform X4, with protein sequence MSRTNRGTVGGYFLAGRTMTWWPVGASLFASNIGSGHFVGLAGTGAASGIAVGGFEWNALFIVLLLGWLFVPVYLTAGVITMPQYLKKRFGGTRISLYLSVISLFLYIFTKISVDMFSGAVFIQQALGWNIYVAVIALLLITALYTVTGGLAALMFTDTVQTFVIIAGAFVLTGFAFAEVGGYNALLEKYSSALPTNFSSLEPERYNITPQCYTPRQDAFSLLRDPTTGDLPWPGVLFGIAIVGGWYWCTDQVIVQRCLAARSLTHVKAGCILCGYLKLLPMFLMVFPGMISRVLYPDEVGCVVPEECKRVCGTEVGCSNIAYPKLVVSIMPNGLRGLMLAVMLAALMSSLASIFNSSSTLFTMDIWTRIRPQANESELIIVGRVWVLCIVAISICWIPVVQAAQSGQLFDYIQSVSSYLAPPIASVFLLAVFVKRVNETGAFWGLIGGLMMGLCRMLPEFWFGTGSCIFPSDCPFLVCGIHYLHFAIILFFCTSVLVLLVSYCTEPIEDQHLHRLVFSLRHSKEERKDLDWEQEEKASSLSATEEQEKSGICHKIGRFCGGGNSQAPEEEEPEQTEQLPDISEKPLWKYTVDANALIMMAVAVYMWGYYA encoded by the exons ATGTCTCGGACCAATCGTGGGACAGTTGGAGGATATTTTCTGGCAGGGCGGACCATGACCTGGTGGCCG gTTGGTGCATCTTTGTTTGCCAGCAACATTGGTAGTGGTCATTTTGTGGGCTTGGCTGGCACCGGGGCGGCTAGCGGCATCGCTGTGGGAGGATTTGAATGGAAT GCTCTCTTCATCGTGCTGCTGCTAGGCTGGCTGTTTGTACCCGTCTACCTCACAGCTGGG GTGATCACGATGCCCCAGTACCTAAAGAAGAGGTTCGGAGGGACCAGAATCAGCCTCTACCTCTCTGTCATCTCCCTGTTCCTCTACATTTTCACCAAGATCTCA GTGGATATGTTTTCAGGAGCCGTGTTTATCCAGCAGGCGTTAGGATGGAACATCTATGTGGCTGTCATCGCCCTGCTATTAATCACAGCCTTGTACACTGTGACAG gTGGCCTGGCTGCTCTGATGTTCACAGACACAGTTCAGACCTTTGTCATCATCGCTGGAGCCTTCGTCCTAACTGGCTTTG CCTTTGCTGAAGTAGGAGGCTACAATGCTCTGCTGGAAAAATACAGCTCTGCCTTGCCAACTAACTTCTCTTCCCTGGAGCCCGAACGCTACAACATCACCCCCCAATGCTACACCCCCAGACAGGATGCCTTCAGTCTGCTGAGGGACCCCACCACAGGGGATCTTCCCTGGCCCGGGGTGCTGTTTGGGATCGCTATAGTCGGAGGCTGGTACTGGTGCACGGATCAG GTGATAGTCCAGCGGTGCCTCGCAGCTCGTAGTCTGACCCACGTGAAGGCCGGCTGCATCCTGTGTGGCTACCTCAAACTGCTGCCAATGTTCCTCATGGTGTTCCCCGGCATGATCAGCAGGGTCCTCTACCCAG ATGAGGTTGGCTGTGTGGTCCCTGAAGAGTGTAAGAGGGTGTGTGGGACTGAGGTGGGCTGTTCCAATATTGCTTACCCTAAACTGGTGGTGTCAATCATGCCGAATG gtttgCGAGGTCTGATGCTGGCTGTGATGCTGGCAGCTCTCATGTCCTCTCTGGCCTCCAtctttaacagcagcagcaccctCTTCACCATGGACATCTGGACTCGCATCAGgccgcaggccaatgagagtgAGCTCATTATCGTAGGCAG AGTTTGGGTGCTGTGCATCGTCGCCATCAGTATCTGCTGGATCCCAGTTGTCCAGGCGGCCCAGAGTGGTCAGCTGTTTGATTACATCCAGTCAGTCTCCAGCTACCTGGCTCCCCCCATCGCCTCGGTCTTCCTCTTGGCTGTGTTTGTCAAGCGGGTGAACGAAACG GGTGCTTTCTGGGGCCTGATAGGGGGCCTTATGATGGGTCTGTGTCGGATGTTGCCAGAGTTCTGGTTCGGTACTGGCAGCTGTATTTTCCCCTCTGACTGTCCTTTCTTGGTGTGTGGGATCCACTATCTACACTTTGCGATCATACTCTTCTTCTGTACGTCAGTGCTGGTACTGCTGGTCAGCTACTGCACCGAGCCCATAGAGGATCAACAc CTCCATCGTCTGGTGTTTAGCTTGCGTCATTccaaagaagagaggaaggattTGGACTGGGAACAAGAGGAGAAAGCAAG ctccctctcagcgACCGAAGAGCAAGAAAAATCTGGTATCTGCCACAAGATTGGCCGGTTCTGTGGCGGGGGCAACTCCCAGGCCCCCGAGGAAGAAGAGCCTGAGCAGACAGAGCAGCTTCCCGACATCAGCGAGAAGCCTTTGTGGAAGTACACCGTGGATGCCAACGCTCTCATCATGATGGCTGTAGCAGTATATATGTGGGGTTACTATGCTTAA
- the slc5a2 gene encoding sodium/glucose cotransporter 2 isoform X1 has protein sequence METSSEKVIINNLADIIIIVVYFLVVIGVGIWSMSRTNRGTVGGYFLAGRTMTWWPVGASLFASNIGSGHFVGLAGTGAASGIAVGGFEWNALFIVLLLGWLFVPVYLTAGVITMPQYLKKRFGGTRISLYLSVISLFLYIFTKISVDMFSGAVFIQQALGWNIYVAVIALLLITALYTVTGGLAALMFTDTVQTFVIIAGAFVLTGFAFAEVGGYNALLEKYSSALPTNFSSLEPERYNITPQCYTPRQDAFSLLRDPTTGDLPWPGVLFGIAIVGGWYWCTDQVIVQRCLAARSLTHVKAGCILCGYLKLLPMFLMVFPGMISRVLYPDEVGCVVPEECKRVCGTEVGCSNIAYPKLVVSIMPNGLRGLMLAVMLAALMSSLASIFNSSSTLFTMDIWTRIRPQANESELIIVGRVWVLCIVAISICWIPVVQAAQSGQLFDYIQSVSSYLAPPIASVFLLAVFVKRVNETGAFWGLIGGLMMGLCRMLPEFWFGTGSCIFPSDCPFLVCGIHYLHFAIILFFCTSVLVLLVSYCTEPIEDQHLHRLVFSLRHSKEERKDLDWEQEEKARKAQREAAERKRKKNSNDAATEEQEKSGICHKIGRFCGGGNSQAPEEEEPEQTEQLPDISEKPLWKYTVDANALIMMAVAVYMWGYYA, from the exons ATGGAGACTTCATCAGAGAAGGTCATCATCAACAACCTGgcagacatcatcatcatcgtcgtaTATTTCCTCGTGGTCATCGGTGTCGGCATTTGG TCCATGTCTCGGACCAATCGTGGGACAGTTGGAGGATATTTTCTGGCAGGGCGGACCATGACCTGGTGGCCG gTTGGTGCATCTTTGTTTGCCAGCAACATTGGTAGTGGTCATTTTGTGGGCTTGGCTGGCACCGGGGCGGCTAGCGGCATCGCTGTGGGAGGATTTGAATGGAAT GCTCTCTTCATCGTGCTGCTGCTAGGCTGGCTGTTTGTACCCGTCTACCTCACAGCTGGG GTGATCACGATGCCCCAGTACCTAAAGAAGAGGTTCGGAGGGACCAGAATCAGCCTCTACCTCTCTGTCATCTCCCTGTTCCTCTACATTTTCACCAAGATCTCA GTGGATATGTTTTCAGGAGCCGTGTTTATCCAGCAGGCGTTAGGATGGAACATCTATGTGGCTGTCATCGCCCTGCTATTAATCACAGCCTTGTACACTGTGACAG gTGGCCTGGCTGCTCTGATGTTCACAGACACAGTTCAGACCTTTGTCATCATCGCTGGAGCCTTCGTCCTAACTGGCTTTG CCTTTGCTGAAGTAGGAGGCTACAATGCTCTGCTGGAAAAATACAGCTCTGCCTTGCCAACTAACTTCTCTTCCCTGGAGCCCGAACGCTACAACATCACCCCCCAATGCTACACCCCCAGACAGGATGCCTTCAGTCTGCTGAGGGACCCCACCACAGGGGATCTTCCCTGGCCCGGGGTGCTGTTTGGGATCGCTATAGTCGGAGGCTGGTACTGGTGCACGGATCAG GTGATAGTCCAGCGGTGCCTCGCAGCTCGTAGTCTGACCCACGTGAAGGCCGGCTGCATCCTGTGTGGCTACCTCAAACTGCTGCCAATGTTCCTCATGGTGTTCCCCGGCATGATCAGCAGGGTCCTCTACCCAG ATGAGGTTGGCTGTGTGGTCCCTGAAGAGTGTAAGAGGGTGTGTGGGACTGAGGTGGGCTGTTCCAATATTGCTTACCCTAAACTGGTGGTGTCAATCATGCCGAATG gtttgCGAGGTCTGATGCTGGCTGTGATGCTGGCAGCTCTCATGTCCTCTCTGGCCTCCAtctttaacagcagcagcaccctCTTCACCATGGACATCTGGACTCGCATCAGgccgcaggccaatgagagtgAGCTCATTATCGTAGGCAG AGTTTGGGTGCTGTGCATCGTCGCCATCAGTATCTGCTGGATCCCAGTTGTCCAGGCGGCCCAGAGTGGTCAGCTGTTTGATTACATCCAGTCAGTCTCCAGCTACCTGGCTCCCCCCATCGCCTCGGTCTTCCTCTTGGCTGTGTTTGTCAAGCGGGTGAACGAAACG GGTGCTTTCTGGGGCCTGATAGGGGGCCTTATGATGGGTCTGTGTCGGATGTTGCCAGAGTTCTGGTTCGGTACTGGCAGCTGTATTTTCCCCTCTGACTGTCCTTTCTTGGTGTGTGGGATCCACTATCTACACTTTGCGATCATACTCTTCTTCTGTACGTCAGTGCTGGTACTGCTGGTCAGCTACTGCACCGAGCCCATAGAGGATCAACAc CTCCATCGTCTGGTGTTTAGCTTGCGTCATTccaaagaagagaggaaggattTGGACTGGGAACAAGAGGAGAAAGCAAGGAAAGCCCAGAGAGAGGCtgctgagaggaagagaaagaaaaacagtaacgATGCAG cgACCGAAGAGCAAGAAAAATCTGGTATCTGCCACAAGATTGGCCGGTTCTGTGGCGGGGGCAACTCCCAGGCCCCCGAGGAAGAAGAGCCTGAGCAGACAGAGCAGCTTCCCGACATCAGCGAGAAGCCTTTGTGGAAGTACACCGTGGATGCCAACGCTCTCATCATGATGGCTGTAGCAGTATATATGTGGGGTTACTATGCTTAA
- the slc5a2 gene encoding sodium/glucose cotransporter 2 isoform X7, whose protein sequence is MSRTNRGTVGGYFLAGRTMTWWPVGASLFASNIGSGHFVGLAGTGAASGIAVGGFEWNALFIVLLLGWLFVPVYLTAGVITMPQYLKKRFGGTRISLYLSVISLFLYIFTKISVDMFSGAVFIQQALGWNIYVAVIALLLITALYTVTGGLAALMFTDTVQTFVIIAGAFVLTGFAFAEVGGYNALLEKYSSALPTNFSSLEPERYNITPQCYTPRQDAFSLLRDPTTGDLPWPGVLFGIAIVGGWYWCTDQVIVQRCLAARSLTHVKAGCILCGYLKLLPMFLMVFPGMISRVLYPDEVGCVVPEECKRVCGTEVGCSNIAYPKLVVSIMPNGLRGLMLAVMLAALMSSLASIFNSSSTLFTMDIWTRIRPQANESELIIVGRVWVLCIVAISICWIPVVQAAQSGQLFDYIQSVSSYLAPPIASVFLLAVFVKRVNETGAFWGLIGGLMMGLCRMLPEFWFGTGSCIFPSDCPFLVCGIHYLHFAIILFFCTSVLVLLVSYCTEPIEDQHLHRLVFSLRHSKEERKDLDWEQEENSLSATEEQEKSGICHKIGRFCGGGNSQAPEEEEPEQTEQLPDISEKPLWKYTVDANALIMMAVAVYMWGYYA, encoded by the exons ATGTCTCGGACCAATCGTGGGACAGTTGGAGGATATTTTCTGGCAGGGCGGACCATGACCTGGTGGCCG gTTGGTGCATCTTTGTTTGCCAGCAACATTGGTAGTGGTCATTTTGTGGGCTTGGCTGGCACCGGGGCGGCTAGCGGCATCGCTGTGGGAGGATTTGAATGGAAT GCTCTCTTCATCGTGCTGCTGCTAGGCTGGCTGTTTGTACCCGTCTACCTCACAGCTGGG GTGATCACGATGCCCCAGTACCTAAAGAAGAGGTTCGGAGGGACCAGAATCAGCCTCTACCTCTCTGTCATCTCCCTGTTCCTCTACATTTTCACCAAGATCTCA GTGGATATGTTTTCAGGAGCCGTGTTTATCCAGCAGGCGTTAGGATGGAACATCTATGTGGCTGTCATCGCCCTGCTATTAATCACAGCCTTGTACACTGTGACAG gTGGCCTGGCTGCTCTGATGTTCACAGACACAGTTCAGACCTTTGTCATCATCGCTGGAGCCTTCGTCCTAACTGGCTTTG CCTTTGCTGAAGTAGGAGGCTACAATGCTCTGCTGGAAAAATACAGCTCTGCCTTGCCAACTAACTTCTCTTCCCTGGAGCCCGAACGCTACAACATCACCCCCCAATGCTACACCCCCAGACAGGATGCCTTCAGTCTGCTGAGGGACCCCACCACAGGGGATCTTCCCTGGCCCGGGGTGCTGTTTGGGATCGCTATAGTCGGAGGCTGGTACTGGTGCACGGATCAG GTGATAGTCCAGCGGTGCCTCGCAGCTCGTAGTCTGACCCACGTGAAGGCCGGCTGCATCCTGTGTGGCTACCTCAAACTGCTGCCAATGTTCCTCATGGTGTTCCCCGGCATGATCAGCAGGGTCCTCTACCCAG ATGAGGTTGGCTGTGTGGTCCCTGAAGAGTGTAAGAGGGTGTGTGGGACTGAGGTGGGCTGTTCCAATATTGCTTACCCTAAACTGGTGGTGTCAATCATGCCGAATG gtttgCGAGGTCTGATGCTGGCTGTGATGCTGGCAGCTCTCATGTCCTCTCTGGCCTCCAtctttaacagcagcagcaccctCTTCACCATGGACATCTGGACTCGCATCAGgccgcaggccaatgagagtgAGCTCATTATCGTAGGCAG AGTTTGGGTGCTGTGCATCGTCGCCATCAGTATCTGCTGGATCCCAGTTGTCCAGGCGGCCCAGAGTGGTCAGCTGTTTGATTACATCCAGTCAGTCTCCAGCTACCTGGCTCCCCCCATCGCCTCGGTCTTCCTCTTGGCTGTGTTTGTCAAGCGGGTGAACGAAACG GGTGCTTTCTGGGGCCTGATAGGGGGCCTTATGATGGGTCTGTGTCGGATGTTGCCAGAGTTCTGGTTCGGTACTGGCAGCTGTATTTTCCCCTCTGACTGTCCTTTCTTGGTGTGTGGGATCCACTATCTACACTTTGCGATCATACTCTTCTTCTGTACGTCAGTGCTGGTACTGCTGGTCAGCTACTGCACCGAGCCCATAGAGGATCAACAc CTCCATCGTCTGGTGTTTAGCTTGCGTCATTccaaagaagagaggaaggattTGGACTGGGAACAAGAGGAGAA ctccctctcagcgACCGAAGAGCAAGAAAAATCTGGTATCTGCCACAAGATTGGCCGGTTCTGTGGCGGGGGCAACTCCCAGGCCCCCGAGGAAGAAGAGCCTGAGCAGACAGAGCAGCTTCCCGACATCAGCGAGAAGCCTTTGTGGAAGTACACCGTGGATGCCAACGCTCTCATCATGATGGCTGTAGCAGTATATATGTGGGGTTACTATGCTTAA
- the slc5a2 gene encoding sodium/glucose cotransporter 2 isoform X3: MSRTNRGTVGGYFLAGRTMTWWPVGASLFASNIGSGHFVGLAGTGAASGIAVGGFEWNALFIVLLLGWLFVPVYLTAGVITMPQYLKKRFGGTRISLYLSVISLFLYIFTKISVDMFSGAVFIQQALGWNIYVAVIALLLITALYTVTGGLAALMFTDTVQTFVIIAGAFVLTGFAFAEVGGYNALLEKYSSALPTNFSSLEPERYNITPQCYTPRQDAFSLLRDPTTGDLPWPGVLFGIAIVGGWYWCTDQVIVQRCLAARSLTHVKAGCILCGYLKLLPMFLMVFPGMISRVLYPDEVGCVVPEECKRVCGTEVGCSNIAYPKLVVSIMPNGLRGLMLAVMLAALMSSLASIFNSSSTLFTMDIWTRIRPQANESELIIVGRVWVLCIVAISICWIPVVQAAQSGQLFDYIQSVSSYLAPPIASVFLLAVFVKRVNETGAFWGLIGGLMMGLCRMLPEFWFGTGSCIFPSDCPFLVCGIHYLHFAIILFFCTSVLVLLVSYCTEPIEDQHLHRLVFSLRHSKEERKDLDWEQEEKARKAPFLSLSATEEQEKSGICHKIGRFCGGGNSQAPEEEEPEQTEQLPDISEKPLWKYTVDANALIMMAVAVYMWGYYA, from the exons ATGTCTCGGACCAATCGTGGGACAGTTGGAGGATATTTTCTGGCAGGGCGGACCATGACCTGGTGGCCG gTTGGTGCATCTTTGTTTGCCAGCAACATTGGTAGTGGTCATTTTGTGGGCTTGGCTGGCACCGGGGCGGCTAGCGGCATCGCTGTGGGAGGATTTGAATGGAAT GCTCTCTTCATCGTGCTGCTGCTAGGCTGGCTGTTTGTACCCGTCTACCTCACAGCTGGG GTGATCACGATGCCCCAGTACCTAAAGAAGAGGTTCGGAGGGACCAGAATCAGCCTCTACCTCTCTGTCATCTCCCTGTTCCTCTACATTTTCACCAAGATCTCA GTGGATATGTTTTCAGGAGCCGTGTTTATCCAGCAGGCGTTAGGATGGAACATCTATGTGGCTGTCATCGCCCTGCTATTAATCACAGCCTTGTACACTGTGACAG gTGGCCTGGCTGCTCTGATGTTCACAGACACAGTTCAGACCTTTGTCATCATCGCTGGAGCCTTCGTCCTAACTGGCTTTG CCTTTGCTGAAGTAGGAGGCTACAATGCTCTGCTGGAAAAATACAGCTCTGCCTTGCCAACTAACTTCTCTTCCCTGGAGCCCGAACGCTACAACATCACCCCCCAATGCTACACCCCCAGACAGGATGCCTTCAGTCTGCTGAGGGACCCCACCACAGGGGATCTTCCCTGGCCCGGGGTGCTGTTTGGGATCGCTATAGTCGGAGGCTGGTACTGGTGCACGGATCAG GTGATAGTCCAGCGGTGCCTCGCAGCTCGTAGTCTGACCCACGTGAAGGCCGGCTGCATCCTGTGTGGCTACCTCAAACTGCTGCCAATGTTCCTCATGGTGTTCCCCGGCATGATCAGCAGGGTCCTCTACCCAG ATGAGGTTGGCTGTGTGGTCCCTGAAGAGTGTAAGAGGGTGTGTGGGACTGAGGTGGGCTGTTCCAATATTGCTTACCCTAAACTGGTGGTGTCAATCATGCCGAATG gtttgCGAGGTCTGATGCTGGCTGTGATGCTGGCAGCTCTCATGTCCTCTCTGGCCTCCAtctttaacagcagcagcaccctCTTCACCATGGACATCTGGACTCGCATCAGgccgcaggccaatgagagtgAGCTCATTATCGTAGGCAG AGTTTGGGTGCTGTGCATCGTCGCCATCAGTATCTGCTGGATCCCAGTTGTCCAGGCGGCCCAGAGTGGTCAGCTGTTTGATTACATCCAGTCAGTCTCCAGCTACCTGGCTCCCCCCATCGCCTCGGTCTTCCTCTTGGCTGTGTTTGTCAAGCGGGTGAACGAAACG GGTGCTTTCTGGGGCCTGATAGGGGGCCTTATGATGGGTCTGTGTCGGATGTTGCCAGAGTTCTGGTTCGGTACTGGCAGCTGTATTTTCCCCTCTGACTGTCCTTTCTTGGTGTGTGGGATCCACTATCTACACTTTGCGATCATACTCTTCTTCTGTACGTCAGTGCTGGTACTGCTGGTCAGCTACTGCACCGAGCCCATAGAGGATCAACAc CTCCATCGTCTGGTGTTTAGCTTGCGTCATTccaaagaagagaggaaggattTGGACTGGGAACAAGAGGAGAAAGCAAGGAAAGCCC catttctctccctctcagcgACCGAAGAGCAAGAAAAATCTGGTATCTGCCACAAGATTGGCCGGTTCTGTGGCGGGGGCAACTCCCAGGCCCCCGAGGAAGAAGAGCCTGAGCAGACAGAGCAGCTTCCCGACATCAGCGAGAAGCCTTTGTGGAAGTACACCGTGGATGCCAACGCTCTCATCATGATGGCTGTAGCAGTATATATGTGGGGTTACTATGCTTAA